Within Capsicum annuum cultivar UCD-10X-F1 unplaced genomic scaffold, UCD10Xv1.1 ctg74518, whole genome shotgun sequence, the genomic segment CGTACCCTAGAAGAAGACTCGTCAAATGAGCAAAGTTGTCGGCGATCAAAGCCTATATCGTCTGCACCGTCCTCTCCATAATGTTTCTTCAACAATGGCTCCCCCTTGGTTTTAGGATATTTGAAACTCAACTTcctcttcctccaggaaataagaCTACGTTTTGAACTCTGCTCTGCAGATTGATTTGCTGAAGTTTTATCCTCAGGGTACTTGTGCTTTGTGTCTGAAATATGACGGCTGTAGTGGACTAAATCCTTGTCACTGCTGCTGCCGCTTGTATTTGAACAAAATGATCCACCAGCATGGTTTGCATAGACGAGTGCTTCATAAATGAATGACTTCTGAACACTTGTATCCTCTTTTCCTTCCTCAGATTCTCCTACCGAATCCTCATCATGTGAATCTGTATCCACAGGATAAACATAATCGGGATCCTCACTTCTGACTGAGTTCCTTCCATCACTGCTGCTGCCTTCCTCTGCATGATATGCCTTCTTGTGTCGCCTAAAAGATAATGCTTTCAAAAATTTAACCTTTCGCAGACCTGCTTTTAAAGAACCACCCTCATTTCTGTCTGTCAACAAAGCCTTTCCAGG encodes:
- the LOC124894475 gene encoding uncharacterized protein LOC124894475 — protein: SMDPLSELVGFIYFDAIWWMGTSKGPNQKVPVLSSATLNLADFASVAGDKQEGIEIFVPLEVSVGSFKSCLHSLVLNLVELRNTHEASETFSKFIISAPVSPNPGKALLTDRNEGGSLKAGLRKVKFLKALSFRRHKKAYHAEEGSSSDGRNSVRSEDPDYVYPVDTDSHDEDSVGESEEGKEDTSVQKSFIYEALVYANHAGGSFCSNTSGSSSDKDLVHYSRHISDTKHKYPEDKTSANQSAEQSSKRSLISWRKRKLSFKYPKTKGEPLLKKHYGEDGADDIGFDRRQLCSFDESSSR